The following DNA comes from Magnolia sinica isolate HGM2019 chromosome 18, MsV1, whole genome shotgun sequence.
gttagtTTTCCCTTCCCATAGGGccgaggataatctttttaccatctttaataaagataaataggTTATCCTGATCCCTATGTGTAacattaatattattttgccagggttgaccaagtaacatgtggcaagcttccatgtcgaccacgacACACATtatttcatccttataatatttaccaatggaaaaagATATACAACATCATTcagttacctctgttttgttgacctccttgatctaTCCAATTATATATGGAGATGGGTatctttctgttttcagttgtaacttttccaccattattttcgacacgaaATTCTCATCACTCCTGACATCGATGGTCACATTGCAAACTTTTTTGTATGCAATGcaccttgttcgaaagatgttatctcgctgtaattctatttttacctttggcatgtataacgACTTCCTCATAATCGAAGTGGTGGCCTgtgatttaccatcatctgatggtgctttgTAGAAATTAGGGTTGTGTCGTACATCGGTCACAAGCGGTTGAGCATCAGTTTGAGCTCGGGGcggaattagcgcatccgcaatacggttgagggttgcctgtagcccttgcatggtcaactgactctcccggtggaaagcttccattctttccaaaagataatgaatcatgggatcaccgtccacagaattttgattcagaccttcattatttgtcatcggcccgaggggaacctgactttgataccaattgacgcaggggaggacgtgaggttgagcatcgtcttcctcaagaggataactactccgaatccacggaacttctctggactcctcagagacttctcgaatccacgaggaaagaaagcagaaaatagaaataaattcaaataaatacaaaattgattaattaatcattgataattgtctaatgtgtctccttacaccattaatatagaaaaaaaactaaaattggtaattaccaaaaatagcaaaattttaactctaataaaaattctaattctaataaaactcttctaaggcttaatttctaaaaataaaaattgcaaataaactttctctagaagagtcctagtataactaaaagttatttctaaaaggaaagaaaatctaaaactctaaaaattaaaaaaaaaaatcagaattactaaaaataataaaaattttctaaaaatttgtttttgagctgaaagtgcacgttttctgacgaaacgaaCAGATGCGACCCATtatgtgggtcggttcacctcggatggctcgtttcaataaagattgataggtagtACGCCCCAAAAcgatacccgaatcaaaagttatggtcaattcacgatccatcgtcttttggctcaaccatgctgggaCGTATCTGTGATACGTTCTACATCAGTTTTCTAATTTAATCACCTTAGAATATTCACGACTGGTATCCATtgctaaaattcaaatttttctatAATTAGAACTTTTTAAATTAGGAATCAGTAAAACTTTCCCTATTTGAAAATCTTGCCAAAAATGGCTCTTTTGAGTTTTCTATTAATTAGATTTCATACTAGCCAAATTATAATGCTATATCCCTAAATCAGGTCGTAGATCACTATTCATAATGTAATCTAAGTTGAGATCAGTCCTAACCATCGATTGAGAGTCCTATTATAGCGTAGCTCCCCAAGTCGAggaaaatttaggtttaggttcattGGATGTTAAGATCCatctaatccaaccatccatttcttcatgTTTCTAATTATCCAGTTTTGACGATCCTAATCGGCCTTAAAGTAAGGGATTCGATCTAGATCTAGATTGGGTAGATCTTAAGTTCCCCTAATCAGTCTACTTAATCGATTGATTCGGTCATCGATTAATGGTTAGATCTACCGTATTAAGATTTAACGGTTAAGATCTACTTTTTGGTTTATCATCCGTTCGgattaagttgatcttgagtgCCAAGATTTAGTTATCAATAGTTAAGGTCACAAGGAAAACAttgatatggtgggacccaccttttaaaCACAATttctatgtgaggcccactaaggATGATGATTCAATATTAGACATGTATATATACAATCTAAGCAATCTAACCTAATGATCTAAAGATCAAGGCTTTGAAATCTATATATTCGATCATGATTGTGGGATGAGGCTCATTTTAAAGGGTATTCTTTAAGTCATGTAGCCCACCACATGATTGTGTGGATAATCGTCAAATACATCTAGGAATTCATATAAATCTACCTTTATAATTGATTCACTTCATACATGAAGTTTGGTAGTGGACCCATCTATGAAATGTGTTGAATCCTTGTGAGGCTTACCACTGCCTCTCAAGATGAAGTCAATCTAAATTCATTGATTTCTCTAAAAATCATACTTTCTTGTGGTGAGGCCTACTTCAAAGGGTTTTCTAAACATGTGTGGTCCACAACATGATCATGTGGCATTCTGACACCATCTATAACTAATCTTAGAATACATAGATTTACTATAAATTGGTCCACACTAAACAATAAGATTGGTGGTGGGGCCTATCTATGGAATGTATCAACTCTTTGTGGGCCCCCACTACATCTTAAGATGAGGTGGTCCAAATCAAATCATGGTCTCCATACACATATATCTGTCACTAATTGTGATTCATCCATTCAACAATATTATGTGGTGGGGCCACCTATGGAACCTTTTCAaatttttgtgggacccaccattacaTCTTAAGATGAATGGATGTTATCAACTCTCCAAAATTATGTTTATCTTATACTTGTAAAAACGCTATATGATCAAAATAAAGGGTTCTCCATTACATACAGCCAGTGGGGTCCATATATGTAGGAAGAAAAATATGATTGGCCCATATAGCACATAAAGAAAAagaggggtggggcccacataactacCCAAAGTGGGAAGCGTGTGGGATCCACATGTCTGTCCAATGTGGACAGCGTGTGGAGGCCCAcaaggggtggggtccacatgagtgatCCCTTGATTGATGGTTGGGGTCTACTTGTCCCGGTTATCAATTcctagtggtggggtccacttgatgtatgtatgattcAGTTTATtaatttgaaaaagaatgaaaattgatAAGATGCCTACTTTAAcacctaaaatggatggatggtggacattgctGCCTGCGccttcttcttcttggacgcggattgcgtcctaccctcgtccggacggtaatccatccgggtagggctctgtgaggcccactgtgatgtaagtgttttatccacgctgttaatcgcttttctcaaatcattttaaggtatgcatATAAAATTGAAGCTggtccacaactccagtggaccacaccggaagaagctgcagtgataatgacaccgaccgttgaaacctttctaagggccaccgtgatgttttttttaaatcatccaacctattaataaggtcatgtagacgtggatgaagtgaaaaaacaaatattagcttgatccgaaacttccttaaatccccactttgtggtccacttaaaaccCTGTACCTTGCTCAGTGTGGTTCATACCtttaaatgatatgagaaaagtgattaacaacttggataaaacacttacatcatggtgggccccacagagccctgcccggacggattaccatctaggcgggggtaggacgcaatccgtgtcccttCTTCTTCCCCTTCTCTCTCAAGTCTTTCTCCTTACCGGAAGGTTAACAagccctttcttttttattttttataagtaTTTTTTGCCTCATGGCCTTTCTTGTTTTATAAGTTTTCCTTCTTTCAAGAAGGATTGGTCTCatgctcttttttcttttttttctttttctttaagtgTTTCTTGGCCTCatgctcttttcttcttttttgtaagTGTTTCTTGGCCTCGCACACTTTCTCCTTCAATGGTACGCTCCTTACTGAAAAGttaacatgcctttcttttttaATAAGTCTTTATTGGCTCACACCTTATATTTTTTAGAAGTCCTCCTTTATCCTTAAACTTCCCCGGCatgttgtagacaccccactccAAGTCGATAAGTTGATTGGGATTTAacaaaacctaaatcctaaaccataatccaaaccctaaaccagaGTCCAAATCCTAACCCAAGTCCAAATCCTAATCCAAGCCAAGACCCTAGAAGCTTGAATTCTAGAAAATCCAAGTCTTCTCGTTTACTCCTCTTAAGCCTCGGTCTAGCCATTTCATCCCTCCACCAATGAAAAAAGAGAGCAATAGAAAAGAGTCAACTTAGATCAAGCATAGCCCAGCCCAATCCAAAAGCCACCTGAGCCACCAAGATTTCAATCAAAGACACTCAATTCGATCCTTAAAACATAATTGTCCATCTAGCAATTCaattttgaatctgcttcatctaAATCCCAACATTAGCATTTTGCAATTAAAACATTGCACCTTGCACCCAGCCAGTATAAACATATTTAATGTGGCTTGCTTACTTACTCGGATCTTGCCCCATCAGAAAATTATATTGACTGGTTTATTGCTTTGGCGAGTAATTAGGGTTGATTATCCAACCAGAATTTAAGCTTGTCCTAAGCTTTACATTCAACACATCAATCCATACATTTTTGCATCATTTATGTACGAGATATATCAAGTATACTTGATAATCAGGGATCCGACGACGGTGGTCATGGATATTTAACCTACTTGTAGAGCGTACTGTAGCAATGATGTTAGATAGTGGCGAATCTAAATTATTATAATGGTCCTGGACTTGTTGCAATATGACTGGACAAAAGTAGAGTGACTAAAGTTAAGAAGCTAAACCAAAAGGATATATAATATTGCATTGTAGAGAAATTGATTGATTGTGGCAATGGTCATATTAGCTTAGCCATAGATTATTTGGCATGATCGTAGGCGTGGCCAGTATTTAGCATAGTTGAAGGTGTAGCTTGAATGTTGGGGCTGAGGCCCAAAGCACTTCTTCGCATACTGCTTTTATAAGCTTGGAAAGGCAACTCTTCTTCATTCGCTGTTTTTTATAAACTCAGAAAGACAGTGGCCTTGCGTAGAGTACGACAACATAAGAGATCAAACTAGCTAGCCATAGAAATTCTCTTTAGTTTCTTATAAGTGTAACTTGTATTATTAAGCCACGTGTATAGAAGAAATCATGCCTCCTCTGGCCTTCCCAATATTGCAACGTGCATTAGAAAACTTGGAGTCTTGATGTCAAATGACTCTTGTATAGGAAGCTTTATTGGAGCCTTGATTCTCATATAAGAAGTTTTGCATAGAGTTGCATTGATGAAGCTCTTAGCATTTAATGTTTGTAGATGGTCTTTTATTTGAAACTTATTTTGATAAGACTCTTGCTTCACCCGAGAGTTACTTTTGACAAAACTTTAACATTTTACTCCAACATATACACGTCTTTAACTCTTCCATTTGAAATTCATTGACATGATGTGTGGCATGATTGTCACATGGCGTCTTCTAGACACGATAAGTTGCGTGTAAACAATTATATGAGTTGATGAATATTATTGTTATAAGCCTTAATCATTAGTGTTATATTAtatccaaaagaaataaaaacaacTAGTAAATCTAATTAGTTGgtgtgtagggctcaccatgacGTTTATATGACATCTCACCCATCCAACAAGATTGTCctaccatgaaaatgggacactCCAAGGTCAAGTGGATTGCAAGTGACTATTAATTTAGGTCTATGAAAATAGTGACCGGGCTTGTATAATGTAAAATGTAGGGGTTTTGTATATTACAAAATTGCCCTCTCAAATCCTAATGGGTTGGGCTAACCCTATTGTACACAATTTAAACCCAACTCGTTTGAAAAATGGGCTTAAATTTTAAGCATGAGCCCAGCGCTCAAGCATGAAACTCCAGTTTAGATTCAGCCTGAGGTGGGTCGAGTGTCGTCTATCCTCATACGTGGCTACTTACCTTCAAATAAGTGGTGTACTTAGTCACATGGCTTATGCTTTTCACATGTGTGTgtcttttcatgttttttttttttttacacactcccacaccccacacactcacacacccacctACATCACATGTACGTCTCAATTTGTGTGTGTGAGAGGAAAAAATAATGttaaagtggttttttttttcctcttgcataaaaaataataataataataaaaaagaaaaagaaaaaaagcaaaaagaagAGAGACTAGAAAGGAGTTTTTATACATGGAAAAAAGATTTTTAAGTTAAGCCCATAGGTTTTTTTTGCTCATTGGGTTAAgaaggttttccatgtaaaatcaatATGCAtatttttctttctctattttcttaCTTTAGATTTAAGAATTGTTGTTATGCGTATTGTACTTTTGTGGATTGGTTTGCACAAGCAATAAACCTTACATTTGTAAAAAAAATTGGCccatttgggagtgtggatttggaaccccctcgaTTCAGAATCCTTTGGATTTAAAATCCTCCTGTTGTGTATGGCaccctggattgggaatcaactttatgTATGGTATATTTGCAGGTGTTTgagtttaattactaaatcaactttaatctctAATTGGTGAACATATATAATGTTTGACAGGTTGGTTGTAATAAatccgctgaaatatatactttgttcgaaaatgatgaaattccaagtctcagatgggccacaagcacaagatgatgtctgagtgactaaccaaccatttttaaacattgatttaaatggacaatgtttgCACGGTGCtgaatattaaaataattatagtgatgcaattgataatctagttgtcttgggatatcattagtaggGCATGTACTCAATGGTTTATTGTCTAGTGATACACCTATCACATATCCAACTATTGCaaggattttaaatgtaatccaagctctcagggtggatttcaaccccctagatttgaaaccccGTTTACTTTATGGTACCAAACAACTAATGAATtagaaatccccccaaatccatggtgccaaacaacagGGGATTAAAAATCTCGTCCCATTGACAATGCTAGTGCAACCTCTGCCTAGAACGAAGTCCGTCGAAGCAGGGGctctgtggacccaccgtgatgtatgggttttatgcaTGCAGTTCATCCGTATCAAtggattattttagggcacgtgCCCAAAGTGGACCACGGTGATAAtaacacccacagttgaaatcttcctagggcccccttgtgatgtttattagctatccaacctgtttataaggtcaggtAGAccggatgaagttaaaacacacatatcagcttatcaaaagaagtttttaacggtgggcgttcaatccccagtgTGTGGACCATTTGAGCCttacttggatctgcctcatttttgggctcatacgaGCTGTCAACATGGTCGGACAGCGAGGATAAAATCCAAAATCCCAGTAGGCAACCAGGGCCCCTGCCTGGACTGAGTCGCAATCCGCGTGGCGTGCAAAGCTAATCACGACGGACTACCCTCCCGTGACAATTCAACGCCATTTAAAAAATGGCCTTGACTTGCCTGTCTCACATGAACACATGGCATAGTTGCACAGTTGCCTACACCGTTATGTAGACCATGACCCGAGAATCACGTTGCATATTGAATTTCGATCATTCCCTCTTTCACTTGAGATTCATTTGATAGTCACCATAACCAAAAGTGGGGTTAGGATTGCTCCTAGTCAATGTACTTTTGGATCGATGTTCCTTATGATGTgctccacaatttggatggtgtggatagctgTGCATGTGTGCCAAGTGCAAATGGAGCTGTCCACAAACCAAGTTAGCTGCTCGGTTGGACATGGAAAAGCTAAACTCAACTCGCAcaaaactgagttcaagctgagttgaggtgatttttttagcttgaaaaaagtTTGTGCCGAATGCGAACAAAACTGAGCTTGACTTAACTCGGCTTGCAGGCTTAaatttgaacttggcttgaaagaATGAGCTCGAGTTCGGCTCGAGCTGGCCTGAGCTACtgatcgagttgagttgagctcgctagttaggcttgaggaccaagccgagctgagttcgagctagcctGCTGGCCGAGCTGAGCTAGGCTAAGCGGCTTGTGCACAGGTGCAATGAGCTGCGCTAATTTCACTTTCTACAATGGGGTCcatttttcagtgatccaaaccacaCACTTTTTGGGCCCCTCTATCTGGGTTCCATGCACTAAAAATCTCCTTGTATGGATAAGATTCTGTATCTCCATTCAACCATTCTCCATTGAACTTGTATTAATAGTCATTATCCCCacgatttcatgtggtgtggtgtggtccactttggctttgattatgcttcaattttggctcatgccctaaaaagataTGAAAATATGGGTGGACAGGGtgggataagacatacatccatggtgggcccaacagaatttactcagtacgttataacctactgagttactcagtagtagagctgggcatgggacaaCTCGACTCGGCAAACTCATTCAGACCCGACTCGGTCCAAACCGAGTCGACGTCGTCCAAtgcaatccgaactcaaaccgagtcaaattcgggtcacccagtaactcgacccaacCCGAAATCAAACTCAGTACTTACTAGACTGGATTCGAAAGTCAACTCATACGTATATATAATTCCTTTTTAAAAACTCAGATATGATGCCATGTGGCTGATGGAGAGGCTGTGATTCTGGCAAGTGCACCCAGCCCGACTCGGCGCTTCtgaccgggtcggactcggtccggattagtccaggccaaaccAGGACTCGGATctggtcaggcatgctggactcggtactgagtcgggtcgagttcgggtaaTGTCTATTTCAAGACCGGGTCCGGATCGAGCCCTAACTAGGTCCGACTGGACTTGATGCCTAGCtctactcagtaggcaatccgcttccctcaatCCCCAGTGTCCCCCATTGTTCCTtttcgtgcggcccacctgagtaacAGATCAGGAGGGATGATCTAGCCGAGGggacacgtcatggtgggccccacacagctcgaaagTACAGCAATTACCGTACGTTGTATGTAACCATTTCCCAATGCATTACAACAATTCTCATAACAAATTACAGTAGGAAGCTTTCATTCTTGCTGAGATCAGACTAGAAATTAGTTTCCTCCGTCTCATAACCAACAAAACAAACTACATTTTTTAGAATCCAAACGCATAAATCCCATTTCCCAAAATCGCCTTAAATCGTTCACCAAGTATAAGATCGATTTCACAGTAAAATAGAATACAAGATGCAGGAATTACCTCATCGCAGCCGTCGAAAAAATATGGAAAATGCAGCAGATTTCTCGAACTCTCCTACGTTTTGGAGCTGCGAAAATCCCTTTTCAGCTCAGCAACCCTCTTCACACAGCAGGCCTTGGATTTTCCAGGAACTGCAGCTGCAATCTTCTCCCACCTCATACTCGCATCCTTCGGAAATGCTTTCAATGCATTCAGCAATGCAATGTCTTCTCCAGAGCTCCAATCTGAACTCTCTTTCTTCGAATCTCCTTCGTCCATTTCGACGGATGGCGACGGATCTCCATTAACGCTCTCCAACTGCTTGCTCAACGGCTTCCTCTGCTTCAAAAACTGCGCGAACGGATCACCGCCACCCGATCTCTTCTCCGCCATCGATTTCGCCGTCTTGATCACGCTCTCCAGCCCGTGCCGCCCATGGAATGCCTCCGCGATCGATTCCCACCGCCGCGGCGCCCCGACCGGATGCTTCGCGATCTGCTTCTTCAGGAGATCGAAATCCTCATCGTCCCATTCCCTCTCCTCTTCGATCCTCGGCCCTGTCTCGCCGTTGCGGGCCGGATTCTCGATCTTCGGCTCCTCCGGCCTTTCCGTGGGTACCTGAGATGGAGAATTTAGATAGGGATTGTCGGATCGTTGGGTTTTCGGCCTGCGATTGGGGATTTTCTTCCTGGATTCTTCGAGGGGCGTCGGATCGGGATCTGACGGCTGGAGAGGCTCACCGATGCCGACGCGGATGTCGCCGCCCGTGAATGAGGTTGGGGCGAAGGGCCCGAGTGCGAGAGAGATCGAAAACCAGATGAGGAGGAATTGGAGGGTTTGGGATTGAGAGAATGAGGAGAAGAAAGCGAGGAAGATGAGGAGAGAGGAGACGGAGatgcagattagggttagggttttgctGGTTTTCTGGATTTCGTCTGGTTTGGGGATTGGAGTCGAAGAGATGCGGGTTTGGAGAAGGAATCTGGGCCTCGTCTCTTCGTCTATGAACTCCATTGATGAGGCCTGTGAGAGGAGGTGAGGAAGCAGGGGATAGAAGGGCTTTTAAATGGTGCACTGGGAGTTTATTATAGTGCTGTTGTTTGAGGTGGCGGGTAACGTGCGCCGGTGGGGTACTTGGAGTAGGTTAGTGTGGGAAATGGGGCTGGTCTGGGCTTGGTTATGGCATGTGCAATCCAGTCTCCAGGCCCAGGCAAGTACAACACCTATTTCACGCCACGCGTAAAACACCGATTCGCTGTGGGGCTCGCCATATTgaatatataaaatccacttcgtccaccaGGTCCCCGTCCTTGATTCTAGGCCACGGGGCAAACGATCAGCGAGATCCAcagttcttgtgggccacaccagaggtaAAAATGGGGATAGAATGCCAACCATTTGTTTGTTTGAGGCCACCATAGTcggtatctttcatcaaatccgttaATCAGCTATAAATCATCAATATTAAGTAAGAATATTAAAATCAGCATGATACAAAACTCATTCAGGACACAACGCATAAACTAAAGTAAGAGTTCTAATTTGATTGCCTGACTTCCAAATAGAGTTTGGGTGTGTTACGACTGAGTATTCCAGACGCGGACTGCGTCCTATCCGGCCAGTCTCTAGCCACGAGCAGGCAGTCTTGACTatcatgtatctgtttatctatgtCATTCGTCCCTTTTCTATAGTATCATTTGAAGGTATGCAAACTTGAGGCAGATTCGAAGCTTAAGTCCAACTAATAAGTTGTGTTACCTTAAATGCCCATGGCATTAAAtgaagttgcattaaatgtaagattCATCGGTTGATgtgcgtggttcacttgagcttggatttacctcattttttctattcatactttaaaattatctgagacaagggatggacggcatagataaatagATACATTACGGCAGGACTTTCGACAAAACTGTCCGGTTGTGGCTAAAGACGGGCGGGTaaagcaatccgcgtccgagtACTCCAGTCTCATATTCGGCATGCACGGTCGGGCTCAAGAGAGTGAGTCCCGCATCACGATCCATGGGAGCCATAGAGGCTTGCCCTGGCCTCTACGGATTGGTTCTAAGcaggggctctatagggcccactgtactgcacGGGTGTGGATCTATCTTTTAAATCATTTTAAcatatgagctcaaaattaagCAAATTTAAgcttcaagtagaccacaccacaggaggcaGACCTTCCTAGGGCACACGGGGATGatgatttgccatccaacctgtccacagGTTCacacgaagagaaaacacaaatatcactttCTTGAGCTCCcaaaaaagctttcaatggtgagtgttcaattccTACTGTGGTCCATTGGAACCTTAGATCGGGCAAAATGGATGGTGCCCCCTTGGTCACACGTGACCTGAAGGTACActgatgtatatgatgtatatccatgcAGTGTAG
Coding sequences within:
- the LOC131233734 gene encoding transcription factor MAMYB — protein: MEFIDEETRPRFLLQTRISSTPIPKPDEIQKTSKTLTLICISVSSLLIFLAFFSSFSQSQTLQFLLIWFSISLALGPFAPTSFTGGDIRVGIGEPLQPSDPDPTPLEESRKKIPNRRPKTQRSDNPYLNSPSQVPTERPEEPKIENPARNGETGPRIEEEREWDDEDFDLLKKQIAKHPVGAPRRWESIAEAFHGRHGLESVIKTAKSMAEKRSGGGDPFAQFLKQRKPLSKQLESVNGDPSPSVEMDEGDSKKESSDWSSGEDIALLNALKAFPKDASMRWEKIAAAVPGKSKACCVKRVAELKRDFRSSKT